One stretch of Diabrotica undecimpunctata isolate CICGRU chromosome 5, icDiaUnde3, whole genome shotgun sequence DNA includes these proteins:
- the LOC140442344 gene encoding zinc finger BED domain-containing protein 5-like → MEINIIEHLINPEKSLKDDFPEKLQDIDWVQNPFTKHTKSSMLIMPKYENFIDIKCSSLLKQKFESADSNLNYFWILLKDEYPAIVEKAIMVLLPFVMTYRCETGFSAYAYTKNKFRNSLNAAPDLCIQLSDIKPNFNTIVRKCVKKFHFSH, encoded by the coding sequence ATGGAAATAAACATAATTGAACATTTAATTAACCCCGAAAAGTCCTTGAAAGATGATTTCCCGGAAAAGTTACAGGACATCGACTGGGTTCAGAATCCATTCACAAAACATACCAAGTCATCTATGCTAATTATGCCAAAGTATGAGAATTTCATCGACATCAAGTGTTCATCCCTTCTAAAACAAAAATTCGAATCAGCAGATTCTAATCTGAATTACTTTTGGATTTTACTTAAAGATGAATACCCCGCAATCGTTGAGAAAGCTATCATGGTTCTACTTCCTTTTGTGATGACTTACCGATGCGAGACTGGTTTTTCAGCATACGCTTATACCAAAAACAAGTTCAGAAATAGTCTGAATGCAGCTCCGGATCTTTGTATTCAATTGTCAGACATTAAGCCTAATTTTAATACCATTGTAAGAAAATGTgtgaaaaaatttcatttttcacATTGA